Below is a window of Desulfarculaceae bacterium DNA.
GGCCGAGTCGGTGCTGGGGGTTATCTCGCCGCGCTGCTCCCAGGCCTGGTTGATCTCCCCTTGCAGCCAGGCCAGGATCTTGTCCGCCTCGGCCTCGTCGTTCAGGGCGTTGATGGCGATGCGGTCGTGGTGCACGGTGATGAGGCGGCCGTGCACCTTGAAGGTCACGGCGGGCGGGTCCAGCTGGTAATGATGGCCGCCGAGCTGGGTGTTGAGAAAAGGCAGGGCCTCGCCCACGTTCTGGTCCAGGTGGGCGATGCAGTGCAAAGACTCGAAGCCGGGGTTGCACTCGGGGCGGAAAATTTCCTTGCGCCAACTGCTCAGGAGCATGGCCGTCCTCCGGTGGGGGTTGTGGGGGCGCGCTGGGGCCTACTCCACAGACGAATCTCCCCCGGCCGGGGTTACGCTTTTTTGCGCCGGCCGCACCACCAGGCAGGAGCAGGGAGCCCGGCGGCTGACCCGCTCGGCCACCGAGCCCAGGAGGAACAGCCCCACCCCGCTCAGGCCCTCGGCCCCCATGACCACCAGCCCGGCGTTGCTCTGGGCCAGCTCGTCCAGGATCTCCACGCTGGGCAGGCCGCGCCGCAGGCGCACCTTGACCGGATAGCCCCCGGCCTTTTGCACGTAGCGCTGGTCCATCTCCTGTTTCAGGCGCTCTTTGAGCTCCTCGCGGCTCAGGCCGCGCACCACGCCGGGTTTTTCGCCGGGCAGGGTGGGTGCCCCGGAGTGCACCACGTGCAACAGGATCAGCTCGGCCCCTTCGTCTTGGGCCTGCTCCAGGGCGGCGGCAAAGGCGGCATCGGCCTGGGGGCTGAAGTCCAGGCAGCAGACGATGCGGCGGTAGTTGGTCATTTATTTAGCCTTAAGGACGCACGGCGGCGGCGAAGACGTCCTGCTGCCGGGCCAGGTAATGGGCGAAGCTCAGGCCGCGCCGCTTGTAGTGCCAGGCCTTGAGGGCCCAGGCGTGGCCGGCCATGACGATGTCGTAGGCGGCCAGGTCGGTGTCCATGGCCCGGAACTCGCCGCTGGCCACGCCCTCGTCCAGGATGTTCTTGAACACCTCCACGCCCTCGCGCTCCAGCTGCATGATGCGCTTGCGGCCCTCCTTGCCCAGGGTCAGGGAGTCGCGGTAGACCAACACCACCTTGGCCGCGTCGGAATCCACCACCTTGAAGAACTGGGCCATGGCTTCCAAGAGGCGGTCCAGGGCGGGCGCGCCGTCCACCACCGCCTCCTGCACCCCGGCGCAGAACTTGGTCTGCAGCCGCTCCATGATCAAGAGCATGATGTCCGAGGGCTTCTTGACGAACTGGTAGGTGACCGGGGTGGAGATTCCGGCGGCCACGGCGATCTCGTCCACCGAGGCCGAGCGCCCCTTCTTCTCGTACAGCCGGGCCGCCGCCTCGGCCACGCGGTCGCGCATCTGCTCCAGCTCCTGGTCTCCGTTGTGCTCCGGGGCCTTGCACTCGCTCATCTTCAACCTCCATGGCTTCAGGACCGGCCTATGTCTAAATTATAGCCTTATCCCCGGCCATGCGGGGCGGGTTATGCCACGGCCAGCAGATGCTTGAGGCGGCCGGGGCCCAGGCCGCTCTCCCGGGCGATGGCCGAGAGGGTGCCCTTGGCCATCTCGTCATGGTCGGGCACGGTCAGGCGGCGGTGGGGCGGGGCCGCGCGGCGCAGCACCATATGGCTGCCCTTCTGGTGGCTCAGCTCGAAGCCCGCCCGGCCCAGGGCCTTGACCACCTCCCGCCCGGAAACCACCGGCCAGCCGCTCACGGCTTTTGCCCGCCCAGGCAGTCGGCCAGGGCCTCGCCCCGGCGGTCCAGGCACTCTTGGTAGGCCTCCATG
It encodes the following:
- a CDS encoding Fe-S cluster protein encodes the protein MLLSSWRKEIFRPECNPGFESLHCIAHLDQNVGEALPFLNTQLGGHHYQLDPPAVTFKVHGRLITVHHDRIAINALNDEAEADKILAWLQGEINQAWEQRGEITPSTDSAPEPQVMHILRLLPNKAGCGACGRPTCLVFATLAAQGVLGPGDCPELSPQAAAALAEYLGGFSFDL
- a CDS encoding universal stress protein, whose protein sequence is MTNYRRIVCCLDFSPQADAAFAAALEQAQDEGAELILLHVVHSGAPTLPGEKPGVVRGLSREELKERLKQEMDQRYVQKAGGYPVKVRLRRGLPSVEILDELAQSNAGLVVMGAEGLSGVGLFLLGSVAERVSRRAPCSCLVVRPAQKSVTPAGGDSSVE
- a CDS encoding type II toxin-antitoxin system HicA family toxin translates to MSGWPVVSGREVVKALGRAGFELSHQKGSHMVLRRAAPPHRRLTVPDHDEMAKGTLSAIARESGLGPGRLKHLLAVA